Proteins encoded within one genomic window of Rossellomorea vietnamensis:
- a CDS encoding LytR/AlgR family response regulator transcription factor — protein sequence MKIGLVDDRMIDLDKLNGIVSRCEGLEIVFSTTSAEEAYDQIKKETIDVLIADIEMPHLSGYELADIIHSHALNISVIFVTANSGYAVHAFELNVHDYIMKPYTNDRLMKSIERLMEKSRTAELKGRLYLKQKNDIHIVQKKDIVFIERSGRSTTIYTKEERIKTYLTLNELEGELRERDFIRSHRSFIINIHYVKNFSLYAKNSYVISFEGIDAQAMITKEKVEYLQQHYF from the coding sequence ATGAAGATTGGTCTCGTAGACGATCGAATGATTGACTTAGATAAATTAAATGGCATCGTTTCCCGTTGCGAGGGTCTGGAAATCGTCTTTTCCACCACCTCCGCCGAGGAAGCCTATGACCAAATCAAGAAAGAAACCATCGACGTACTGATTGCAGATATTGAGATGCCCCACCTATCTGGATATGAATTGGCAGACATCATCCACTCACACGCACTTAACATATCGGTGATCTTCGTGACGGCAAACAGTGGATACGCTGTCCACGCCTTTGAATTGAACGTCCATGATTATATTATGAAGCCCTATACAAATGACCGTCTAATGAAATCCATCGAGCGACTAATGGAAAAGTCGAGAACGGCAGAACTGAAGGGCCGCCTCTATTTAAAGCAGAAAAATGATATACATATCGTTCAAAAGAAAGATATCGTCTTCATTGAAAGGTCTGGCAGATCAACGACGATTTACACGAAAGAGGAAAGGATCAAAACCTATCTGACCTTGAATGAATTAGAAGGAGAATTACGGGAAAGGGATTTCATCCGTTCCCATCGTTCCTTCATCATCAACATACACTATGTAAAGAATTTCTCTCTCTATGCGAAGAATTCATATGTGATTTCATTTGAAGGAATCGACGCACAGGCAATGATCACAAAGGAAAAAGTAGAATACCTTCAACAACATTATTTTTAA